The Prevotella herbatica genome contains the following window.
ACCAGCTGTGATAATAAGTAATCATTTAAGCCATCTCGACACGCTATGCCTTATGACGTTATGCCCTAAGATGATATTTATTACCAATAAATGGGCTTGGAATAATCATTTTTACGGTTCAGTGATACATCAAGCAGAATTTTTACCTGCATCCGACGGACTTGATGCACATATTGATGACTTAAGGTCTCTTTACAGTCGTGGCTATTCTATTTGTATATTCCCAGAAGGTACAAGGTCAGTAGACCATCGTTTGCATCGTTTCCATAAGGGAGCTTTCTATCTAGCCGAACTTCTTCATGCAGATATCGTTCCTGTTGTCATGCATGGACAGGATCATGTACTTCCAAAGACAGATTTCATGCTGAGAGAAGGAACAATGAGTGTCAGAATATTGCAACGTATATCTTCAGATGATACTTCTATGGGAACTGGATATCGTGAATTGACTCATAACATTCATAAACTCTATGTTGATGAATATGCAAAAATATGTGCCGAAAACGAGGACGCTGCATATTATGTCAATTTTGTTAAGTCTCAGTATAGATACAAGGGACTTGAAATAGAGCGTAGATGTAAAAGAAACATAAAGTCAAACGACAGTTATTCATCTGTTATTGACGCAGATAGCGAGAAAGGTCTTGCTGAACGTGCATTCCATAATGCCGGATTGTGTGAACTTCCTTATCTCTATGCACTCGTCCATCCTAGTACATCTGTGAATGCGTATGTTGATAATGAGGATGACTATGTCGTTGTAAAGAATATGGCGTACCTACCACAAAATCTAAATATATATCATAAGGATAGATGACAAAGAAGTGTGTTATAATAGGAAGCGGTTTAGGTGGTCTTTCAAGTGGAGTCATCCTTGCCAAGAACGGATATGATGTGACTGTGCTTGAAAAGCATTTCCAGATAGGTGGATGCCTGCAATGTTTCTGTCGTGACGGAGTTAAGTTCGAGACAGGAATGCATTTCATAGGAAGTGCCGACAAAGGACAGACTATGGATGCCATGTTTAAGTATCTTGAAATCGACCGTGATGTCGAGTTGAGTCGACTTGATGAAACGGGATATGATGTTGTGTCTTTTGCAGGAAAGAAATATCGCTTTGCCAATGGACGTTATAATTTCATCAAGCAGATGCTTGAGTATTTTCCGGATTCAGAAGATGATCTCAATGCATATTGCGATATCATTGATAAGGTTTCTGCTGCGTCTTCATTGCATAGCCTTCAACACACTCAGACAGATGAAGCGATAAATAATGAATATCTTCTTCGTAGCATAGATGATGTACTCAATGAGACTATTCATAATGACGAACTTCGCAATGTCCTTGTCGGGAATCTTCCGCTTTATGCTGCTGAGAAGGGAAAAACTTCTTTCTCAACTCATGCTTTTGTTGCTGATTTCTATAACAAGAGTGCCTTCAGAATTGTTGGAGGTAGCGATCACATCGCCAAGTCTCTTGTTCATACGATAGAAAGGTATGGAGGAAAGGTACTCACTCGTCAGAATGTCGTAAAAATAGAGTGTGATGACAGTCATGCTGTTGCTGCCGTTACTGATGATGCAACACGATATGATGCCGATGTGTTTATCTCTGATCTTCATCCTGCTCGTACAATAGAACTTACTGATTCGCCACTGTTGCGCAATGCTTATAGAAAAAGAATAAAGACTTTGCCGAATACTGTTGGCTGCTTTACCGTTTATATTAAATTCAAGGATAAAGTTCAGCATTATATGAATAGTAATTTCTATGGTTATGCTGGAAAATCTCCATGGGACTGTGAAAAATATTCTGATAACGATTGGCCAAAGGGATATTTGTATATGCACTTTTGTAATACAGCTAACCATGAATATGCTAAGAGTGGACTTATCATATCCTACATGCAGTATGATGATGTTCTTAAATGGGAAGGAACTTCCGTCGGACATCGTGGTCAAGATTACGAGCAGTTTAAGAAGTTGAAAGCTGAAAAGCTTATAGCGAGTGTTGAAAAAGAGTTTCCTTGTTTGCGTGATAGTATTGAGACATATTATACGAGTACTCCGCTTACATATCGAGATTACACGGGAACTGAGGCTGGAGGAATGTATGGCATAGCTAGAGACATAACTCTAGGTCCTGCTGCAAGAGTTCATCATCGCACAAAGATACCTAATTTGTTACTTACAGGACAGAATGTAAACAGTCATGGAATATTGGGAGTACTTGTAGGTACTGTTGTTACTTGTGGTGAGTTGATAAGTTCTGAAGAGATAATAAGACAAATGACTGAATCTATAGAATAAGATGAAAAACGATAATATCCAAAATACAGTAACCGTTATTGGTGGTGGACTTGGTGGCTTGTTCGTCGCTGCTTTCCTTAGTAAGGAGGGCTACCGTGTCACGGTGTTAGAGAAAAACAAGGTTATAGGTGGTGGCTTGCAGACTTTTAATCGTCATGGCGTAAGTTTTGAGACTGGTATGCATTTGCTTGGTGGAATGCGTGAAGGCGGAGCATTAAATAAGATATGCCGTTATCTGGGAATTTATGATAAGATGGATATTCGCGATACCGATCATGACTGCATGGACCAGATAACATATTTTTCTGACGGGAAAACTTATCGTGTGCCTGAAGGACGTGAGGCTTTCGCTGAATATTTTGCTTCGCAGTTTCCTTCCGAGCGAGACAATATACATGCTTATGTTGATGCCATTTATAAAATGGTTGATGAGATTGACTTTTTTTATCTTCGCCCTAATAATGAACATGTATACACACATTCCGAAGAGTTTATGTGGCCTGCAGATGAGTTTGTTGCTCATTACATAAAGGATCCTAAACTTAGAGATTTGTTGAGTTATATGAATCCTATGTTTGGTGGTGTTAAGGGTAAAACTCCAACTTATATTCATGCACTTATCAACGTGCTATATATTGATGGACCTAGCAGGTTTGCTGTTAATAGTCAGCAAATGGCAGATGCCCTTGCCGATATAATACGTCAGAATGGTGGTGCAGTTATAGGCGGTGATAAGGTCGTTAATATTGATATTGTCGACAAAATGATTACAGCTCTTCATACTCAGAAAGGAAACGTATATTCATCTGATTATTATATTTCGGCAATACATCCGTTTGAAATGTTGAAGATGACGGATAGTAAGGCTTTTTCCAAAGCTTTCAGAGATAGAATTGCCGAAGCTCCAAATAGTTATTCTTCTTTCTGTGCTTATTTCATTTTCAAGCCAGATAGTTTTCCTTTTATAAACCATACATGCTATTGTCAGCAGGATTATGGTAAGGTGTGGAACTACGCTGATTACGATGTCGAAGACTGGCCTCGTGGTTTCATGTATATGACACCTTGTGAAAAGAATCAAGGTAAGTATGCTGTTAAAATGGTTGTCAATGCCATTATGCCGTATCGTGTTGTGGAACGATGGAGTGGTACTTCTACTGGTAAAAGAGGTAAAGAATATGATGAATGGAAACAATGGCATATCAATAAGATACTCGACCGAATGGAAATCCTTTATCCTGGATTTAGTGATAAGGTGGAGTATATGTTCGGTTCGTCTCCTTTAACCATAAGGGATTATTATGATGAACCAGAAGGTGCTCTTTATGGTATGTTCAAGGACTGCAACAATATTGCCCAGTCACAGGTGTCGATATATACAAAGGTTAGAAATCTTTTTATGACAGGTCAGAATATAAACCTGCATGGATTCTGTGGCGTACCACTTACTGCTGTTAATACAGCAGAAGCTATCGTGGGGCATAATGTTATATTGAATAAAATCAATGAATATAATGCGTGTGT
Protein-coding sequences here:
- a CDS encoding phytoene desaturase family protein, with translation MTKKCVIIGSGLGGLSSGVILAKNGYDVTVLEKHFQIGGCLQCFCRDGVKFETGMHFIGSADKGQTMDAMFKYLEIDRDVELSRLDETGYDVVSFAGKKYRFANGRYNFIKQMLEYFPDSEDDLNAYCDIIDKVSAASSLHSLQHTQTDEAINNEYLLRSIDDVLNETIHNDELRNVLVGNLPLYAAEKGKTSFSTHAFVADFYNKSAFRIVGGSDHIAKSLVHTIERYGGKVLTRQNVVKIECDDSHAVAAVTDDATRYDADVFISDLHPARTIELTDSPLLRNAYRKRIKTLPNTVGCFTVYIKFKDKVQHYMNSNFYGYAGKSPWDCEKYSDNDWPKGYLYMHFCNTANHEYAKSGLIISYMQYDDVLKWEGTSVGHRGQDYEQFKKLKAEKLIASVEKEFPCLRDSIETYYTSTPLTYRDYTGTEAGGMYGIARDITLGPAARVHHRTKIPNLLLTGQNVNSHGILGVLVGTVVTCGELISSEEIIRQMTESIE
- a CDS encoding phytoene desaturase family protein, which encodes MKNDNIQNTVTVIGGGLGGLFVAAFLSKEGYRVTVLEKNKVIGGGLQTFNRHGVSFETGMHLLGGMREGGALNKICRYLGIYDKMDIRDTDHDCMDQITYFSDGKTYRVPEGREAFAEYFASQFPSERDNIHAYVDAIYKMVDEIDFFYLRPNNEHVYTHSEEFMWPADEFVAHYIKDPKLRDLLSYMNPMFGGVKGKTPTYIHALINVLYIDGPSRFAVNSQQMADALADIIRQNGGAVIGGDKVVNIDIVDKMITALHTQKGNVYSSDYYISAIHPFEMLKMTDSKAFSKAFRDRIAEAPNSYSSFCAYFIFKPDSFPFINHTCYCQQDYGKVWNYADYDVEDWPRGFMYMTPCEKNQGKYAVKMVVNAIMPYRVVERWSGTSTGKRGKEYDEWKQWHINKILDRMEILYPGFSDKVEYMFGSSPLTIRDYYDEPEGALYGMFKDCNNIAQSQVSIYTKVRNLFMTGQNINLHGFCGVPLTAVNTAEAIVGHNVILNKINEYNACV